The following coding sequences are from one Aethina tumida isolate Nest 87 chromosome 2, icAetTumi1.1, whole genome shotgun sequence window:
- the LOC109599271 gene encoding protein LLP homolog: MAKSLRSKWRRKCRAVKRERYGKKELERLKKTLGIDDKGEVKDVQMEEAEQVINFTTADEIKKKQKEETADDVVTDVDMEDIKKKFNARSLRNANGAYPVWVHPRKIKKAKAKKGKGKGKGKKKN; encoded by the coding sequence ATGGCAAAAAGTTTAAGGAGCAAGTGGAGGAGGAAATGCCGTGCCGTAAAACGAGAACGTTACGGTAAAAAGGAACTGGAGAGGCTAAAGAAAACTTTGGGCATTGATGACAAAGGTGAAGTGAAAGATGTTCAAATGGAAGAAGCAGAGCAAGTCATAAACTTCACAACTGCCGATGAAATAAAGAAGAAACAAAAAGAAGAGACAGCTGACGATGTGGTTACTGACGTTGATATGGAAGACatcaaaaagaaatttaatgcaAGATCTCTAAGAAATGCAAATGGAGCTTATCCAGTTTGGGTGCACCCCAGGAAAATTAAGAAAGCTAAGGCTAAGAAGGGAAAAGGCAAAGGAAAAGGTAAAAAGAAGAATTAG
- the LOC109599268 gene encoding exosome complex exonuclease RRP44 yields the protein MFTTKSFIKKNKVGNFLKHVREHYIRDDIFCGFSSCEKCYLIDSNLSEVQVNKCSLFKFNHYLILDTNIILDQIDVLEEAVIGNVIILHTVLKEVKHQSLPTYKRLMSIIDNPSRHFYIFTNDHHKDTFAQQNPGELVNDYNDRLIRNACLWYMKHLPNKKFVLVTDDNANRELASKDNILTTTITQYVKHLEENVALQDKLKKKDVEFQKDSQVIYPPHLSTSAMLIGIKEGVLHQGTFRASRDNFLEGFVSVEGYDEPVLVQGREGLNRAVDGDVVTVEIFKQSEWICPSEIILEDEGQLEENIDDVRKKEIEMKKNAMERKKKDEVKPTGKVVGIIRRKWRQYCGILQGNNDGVYQIFVPADSCIPKIRIETRQAAFLRTQKLIVTIDSWPQHSRYPHGHFVRALGEIGKQATENEVVLLEHDVPHSQFSQEVLNCLPKLPWIITDEDVKKRVDLRHLDICSVDPPGCTDIDDALHCRPIDGDKLEVGVHIADVSHFIRPGTALDLEAASRATTVYLINKRIDMVPELLSSNLCSLRGGEERFAFSCVWEMDKEANILNTRFHKSIIKSKRAMTYEEAQITIDDKSKNDALAQSLRNLNMLAKILKKRRMDNGALVLASPEVKIRMDSETMEPLDVEVKKLFETNSMVEEFMLLANISVATKILEEFPDCAMLRRHPTPPSTNFDPLIKAGRHLGFEINIDCGKNLAKSLDEAVCKENPYLNVMMRILATRCMLQAVYFPSGAMQRDEYFHYGLAVPIYTHFTSPIRRYADIIVHRLLAVTCGADCTYPDLLDKQKTLNLCQNLNYRNRMAQYAGRASVTFNTHLFFKGKVQDEEGYVLYVRKNALQILIPKYGLECNLFLASKGETSNIFEYDEDTQTQKAGDIVIHSFDRVIVRVSLNSRNIQHEKFALELVEPFVEGFSVPPLSNTNMEVNPEQEQAQMEVDEVPKKKLKRTRK from the exons atgtttactacaaagtcatttattaaaaaaaataaagttggaaattttttaaag caTGTCAGAGAACATTACATTAGAGATGATATATTTTGTGGGTTCAGTTCATGCGAAAAATGTTACTtgattgattcaaatttatctgaaGTTCAAGTGAATAAATGTTCGCTGTTTAAGTTCAATCACTACTTAATTTTGGACACAAACATTATATTGGACCAG attgatGTTTTGGAAGAAGCAGTTATTGGAAATGTGATAATCTTGCATACAGTATTGAAAGAAGTAAAACACCAAAGTCTGCCCACTTATAAAAGATTAATGAGCATTATTGATAATCCCAGCAGACACTTTTACATATTCACAAATGACCACCACAA GGATACTTTTGCTCAACAAAATCCTGGTGAATTGGTGAATGATTACAATGATCGTTTAATCAGAAATGCATGTTTGTGGTATATGAAGCATTtaccaaacaaaaaatttgtactGGTAACTGATGACAATGCTAATAGAGAACTGGCCTCTAAAGACAACATACTTACAACTACAA ttacacAATATGTTAAACATTTGGAAGAAAATGTGGCATTGCAAGATAAGCTAAAGAAAAAGGATGTGGAGTTTCAGAAAGATTCTCAAGTTATATACCCACCACATTTATCCACAAGTGCTATGTTAATAGGTATTAAAGAAGGTGTGCTACATCAAGGTACATTTAGAGCATCCAGAGACAATTTCTTGGAGGGATTTGTTAGTGTGGAGGGATATGATGAACCT GTTTTAGTACAGGGCAGAGAAGGTCTAAACAGAGCAGTTGATGGGGATGTTGTGACTGTGGAAATTTTCAAACAGTCTGAATGGATTTGTCCTAGTGAAATTATTCTGGAGGATGAGGGTCAGTTGGAAGAAAACATTGATGATGTTAggaaaaaagaaattgaaatgaaaaaaaatgcaATGGAAAGGAAAAAAAAGGATGAGGTTAAACCTACAGGGAAAGTTGTTGGTATCATCAGGAGAAAATGGAGACAATATTGTG gaaTTCTGCAAGGAAACAATGATGGTGtgtatcaaatatttgtacCAGCAGACAgttgtatcccaaaaattcgAATTGAAACTCGTCAAGCAGCATTTTTAAGAACACAAAAACTGATTGTTACAATTGATTCCTGGCCTCAACACTCCAGATACCCACAt GGACATTTTGTTAGAGCACTTGGTGAAATTGGCAAGCAAGCAACAGAAAACGAGGTAGTACTACTTGAACATGATGTGCCTCATAGCCAGTTCTCACAGGAAGTTCTGAATTGTCTTCCCAAACTTCCTTGGATAATAACTGATGAG gACGTGAAAAAGAGAGTTGATCTAAGACATTTGGATATTTGTTCAGTAGATCCTCCGGGTTGTACCGATATCGACGATGCTTTGCATTGTCGTCCAATTGATGGTGATAAATTGGAAGTGGGCGTCCACATTGCTGACGTTTCCCACTTTATTAGACCTGGCACAGCACTTGACTTAGAAGCTGCGTCAAGAGCCACAACCGTTTATCTCATTAACAAACGTATTGACATGGTTCCAGAACTTTTGAGTTCGAATCTTTGTTCCTTGAGAGGTGGAGAGGAAAGATTCGCATTTTCCTGTGTCTGGGAGATGGATAAGGaggcaaatattttaaatactaggTTTCATAAAAGTATAATCAAGTCTAAAAGGGCTATGACATATGAGGAGGCTCAGATAACTATTGATGATAAATCAAAGAATGATGCGTTAGCACAGTCGTTAAGGAATCTTAATATGCTCGCAAAGATACTTAAGAAAAGGCGTATGGATAATGG agCTTTAGTTTTGGCTTCACCTGAAGTCAAAATTCGTATGGACTCTGAAACGATGGAACCGCTGGATGTAGAggtgaaaaaattgtttgaaacaaACTCCATGGTGGAAGAGTTCATGTTATTGGCCAATATTAGCGTAGCAACGAAAATTTTGGAGGAGTTCCCCGATTGTGCCATGCTTAGAAGACATCCTACTCCTCCTAGTACTAATTTCGATCCACTAATCAAAGCTGGACGGCACTTa GGCTTTGAAATCAACATCGACTGCGGTAAAAACCTTGCAAAATCTCTGGACGAAGCCGTGTGCAAAGAAAACCCGTACTTGAACGTTATGATGAGAATCCTCGCCACAAGATGTATGTTGCAAGCAGTCTATTTTCCAAGTGGTGCTATGCAAAGAGATGAGTACTTCCACTACGGATTGGCTGTACCCATTTACACCCATTTCACATCTCCAATCAGAAGATACGCGGACATCATAGTGCATAGATTATTAGCTGTAACATGTGGTGCTGATTGTACTTATCCAGATCTGCTGGACAAACAAAAAACGTTGAATCTGTGTCAAAACTTGAATTACAGGAACAGAATGGCGCAGTATGCAGGAAGAGCCAGCGTCACATTCAACACACAT TTGTTCTTTAAAGGAAAGGTACAGGACGAAGAAGGTTACGTATTATACGTGAGGAAAAACGCCTTGCAAATATTAATACCGAAATATGGTTTAGAATGTAACTTATTCCTGGCATCCAAAGGCGAAACCTCGAATATTTTCGAATATGATGAAGAT acaCAAACCCAAAAGGCAGGTGACATTGTCATTCACAGTTTCGACCGCGTAATCGTTCGTGTGAGCTTGAATTCACGCAATATACAACACGAGAAGTTTGCCTTAGAACTTGTAGAACCTTTTGTGGAAGGTTTCAGTGTACCTCCCCTTTCCAATACAAATATGGAGGTGAATCCTGAACAGGAACAAGCACAAATGGAGGTTGATGAGGTTCcaaaaaagaaactaaaacgtacgagaaaataa